Proteins encoded in a region of the Xylanibacillus composti genome:
- a CDS encoding deoxyguanosinetriphosphate triphosphohydrolase family protein produces MNVRKFRLLDMENVQSSEERDEYEKDYARLIQTPAFRRLQGKSQVFGAGTGDYYRTRLTHSLEVSQIAREVARRLGKTYPFLSANLHPGLILQPEVVEIAALAHDLGHPPFGHKGEEVLNSLLMEAYGIPYEGNAQNFRILMFLEKRAGSESGLDLTAAALLAINKYPFSLSEPGRLKGVYESEWEAIASLRRAWKMPDGCATLEAQLMDLCDDIAYSTHDIEDGIRAGKIQMTSVFFGDERLIRALIQEIECDEGNTDMEWDQIDIRGKVIQVLEHYLAQWQHIYAQCDREASRARREMKARWVSLFANQVGIIDDTEKGWKKITFVREGKRDLDLHRTMEILKKLAWVTMIKDFRVQRLQKRSEIIIRRLWDSFKDQETGRLIIPPDWIENYERHKDKWPWERLVADYIAGMTDSYAEKVYAELFAGRSGTIYERD; encoded by the coding sequence ATGAACGTTAGAAAATTCAGGCTCCTGGACATGGAGAACGTGCAATCCAGCGAGGAGCGCGATGAATATGAGAAGGATTATGCGCGATTGATCCAAACCCCGGCATTCCGGCGATTGCAGGGCAAGTCACAGGTTTTTGGCGCCGGTACGGGGGACTATTATCGAACGCGCTTGACGCATTCCCTGGAAGTATCGCAAATTGCCAGAGAGGTTGCCCGCCGGTTAGGGAAGACCTATCCGTTCCTCTCCGCAAACTTGCACCCAGGACTCATCCTGCAGCCAGAGGTTGTAGAAATCGCCGCACTCGCCCATGATCTCGGTCACCCGCCATTCGGACATAAGGGAGAAGAAGTGTTGAACAGCTTGTTAATGGAGGCATACGGCATCCCTTACGAGGGGAATGCGCAAAATTTCCGCATCCTGATGTTCCTGGAGAAAAGAGCAGGCAGCGAAAGCGGACTCGATTTGACGGCCGCAGCACTCCTTGCCATCAACAAGTACCCTTTTTCACTTAGTGAGCCGGGTCGCTTGAAAGGAGTTTATGAAAGCGAGTGGGAGGCAATCGCATCGCTTCGGAGAGCTTGGAAGATGCCGGACGGCTGTGCGACGTTGGAAGCACAATTGATGGATTTATGCGATGATATCGCTTATTCCACGCATGATATAGAGGATGGCATCCGTGCAGGGAAAATCCAAATGACCTCTGTCTTTTTCGGGGATGAACGGCTGATTCGCGCACTAATTCAGGAGATTGAGTGCGATGAGGGAAATACGGATATGGAATGGGACCAGATCGATATCCGAGGGAAAGTCATTCAGGTACTCGAGCATTACTTGGCGCAGTGGCAACATATCTATGCGCAGTGTGATCGAGAGGCATCCCGAGCACGAAGGGAAATGAAGGCGCGGTGGGTAAGCTTGTTCGCAAACCAGGTTGGGATTATCGACGATACGGAAAAAGGATGGAAAAAAATCACATTCGTTCGTGAGGGAAAGCGCGATTTGGACCTGCATCGAACGATGGAAATATTGAAGAAGCTGGCTTGGGTAACGATGATCAAGGATTTTCGCGTACAGCGACTGCAGAAAAGAAGCGAAATCATTATCCGCCGTTTGTGGGACAGCTTCAAGGATCAGGAAACCGGCCGTCTGATTATCCCGCCTGACTGGATCGAGAACTACGAACGGCACAAGGATAAATGGCCGTGGGAGAGACTTGTTGCCGATTATATCGCCGGGATGACGGATTCGTATGCGGAAAAAGTATATGCGGAACTGTTCGCAGGACGTTCCGGCACCATATACGAACGCGATTAA